TCGTGACGAGCCGCACCAGGTACACGCCCACCGGCAGGCCAGCCCCCTCGAGCGTGAACCACTGGCGCTCACCAGCCTCGGCCGAGCCGGTGAACAGGCGACGCACCAGGCGGTTTTGCACGTCGTATACGTCAAGTGTAGCCTGGCCCGCCTGCGGCAAGGCAAACGCCAGGGTCGTTTGCCTGGTAAAGGGGTTGGGATACACGCTTAGGCCGGGCGCGGCAGTGGGGCTGGTGGCATCGGCGGCCGAGGCCTGGGCCGCGTTGGCACCAGCCGTTTGGGAAATAGCACTAGCAGCTGTGAAACCAAACGGCATAAGGTGCGCGCCGGCGATGGGCGTCTCTACGGTGCCATCGGGCAGCGTCCAGCCTACCGCCACAAAGTCATCGCCCGCTATTTCTACGTGCTGGGCTTCTACGTAGTAGCGGTGGCCGGCCAGCAAGGCCACCGGCGCCGACTGCTGGGTGCTGTATTTGTTCCACTCGCCGTAGTTGGTGTAGCCGCTCACGCTGGCAATCGGCTGCTTATTGGCCGGGTTATCGTCGGTGCTCAGGTAG
The genomic region above belongs to Hymenobacter sp. BRD128 and contains:
- a CDS encoding T9SS type A sorting domain-containing protein, translated to MCPPQDGSYTFEIAGDDACQLYLSTDDNPANKQPIASVSGYTNYGEWNKYSTQQSAPVALLAGHRYYVEAQHVEIAGDDFVAVGWTLPDGTVETPIAGAHLMPFGFTAASAISQTAGANAAQASAADATSPTAAPGLSVYPNPFTRQTTLAFALPQAGQATLDVYDVQNRLVRRLFTGSAEAGERQWFTLEGAGLPVGVYLVRLVTSSRVYTQKLMRID